The sequence ATCTTCGATTCCCGCTTCGGCGACAGCGCCCGCGGCGACGGCGCGCTCGATGAAGGTGTCGGGATCGTCGGCAAACACCTCGATGCGGGTAGTTGTGACGCCGGTCTGGCCGGGACTGGCCTCTGTGCGGTTCTCGGGATTGACCTCATGGAGGAAGAAGGCGGCGCCACTGATCTCGAGGCCGGCCACGCCACCAAGGTTCCAGAGTTCTGTCGCGCCCAGTGCAGTCTTGTACCAGGCAACCGCAGCATCTGCATCGTCGACGATCAGCATCACTGAGATCACTGGTGGCGAAGCTGACACCGTGTCGCCGGGCGAGGCGGAAGGATCTTTCAGTTCCTCAATCATGCCCTCAGCATGCCGGACGGCATCATCCGCTCCCATGGCTACAACCCAACGAGTACCGCCGCAGCTTCTCGTCGTGCGTAGGCTCACGGCCGTGCGCCCGTTGCTGATCGCCGAGACAGTGATGACGCCGCCGACCTTCGTCGAGTGGCTGACCGGTACGGGGTTGCTGGCGTGGAGCCATCGCTCGCTGCGCGTGTTGCACTCGGACCTGACCCTCGCGCTGGCGTGGGAGCCCGCCGACACGGACCCGATCCTGGCGGTCGGCGTGGCTCCGGACGGGTCGTGCTTCGCGCTCGTGGGACCACGACAGGTGCAGGTCCGCAGCGCCGACGGCCGCGTCCGGTGGGCGGTCGAGCACGGCAGGGTCCTGTCGACGGGTTGGCCCCGGCCACGTTGCCACCTGGCCGGGGACGGCCTTCTCTGGCTGTTCCTGCCCGACGGTGCTGGCGACCAACTCGTCGTGCTGGACACGTCCGGAGGCGGTGACGAGGTCGACCGGCGGCGCCTTCAGACCGTCGAAGGCTCTGCCACATTCATCCTGGACGTCAATCGACAGCACGTCGGGCTGCACATCGCGGTGGGGCCGGAGACCTGTCTCAGTCACCGCTGGACGACTGGCGATCGGCGGCTGGTCGCCGGGCGGACCATGAACGGCTGCCTGGCCGACATCAACGCCAGCGGGAGCTTCTATCTCTCCATGCCGCACGGCAGCGGCCGGATCGCGATACGCGATGTCGCCGACGACAGTGCCCGGGTAGAGCGCCGCTACGACGACATGCCGGAGTTCGGCGACTCCGACGACTACCGGATGTACGAGGCCGCGGCCGTCGTATCCGACGACTGGGTCATGGTCGGCGTCGCGACCGACCAGGGTGACGCCGAGCAGCATCTCCTGCTTTCCACCCGCACGCTGCGCCCGCAGACCGTTATGGATTACGGCATCGACATGCCCCAGAACTCGATTTGTTCCGCCGGTGGGCATGGACGGTGGATGACGCACGACGCCCGCCTCGGGGTGGTCCGGCTCTGGCAGTTACGCGAGCCGCATACGGATGAGGTCGAGGGCCAGCTCGGGCTCTGGTAGAGCTGTGGCTCAGGAGCCGTCTGGCCGTGGCCGGCGATCCCACAGCACCAGGCCGGTGAGCAGCATCGCCACGCCCAGACCGACCATCGCCAACCCCACCGCCGTGTGCGCGCTCCCGCTCAGGTGACCCGCCACGATCCACCCGCTGTCGATTCCGAACGCCAGCGGCATCACCCCCTGCGGGATCACCGGGATCCACCCCACCGTCAGCAACCCCAGCGCCCACGCTGTCGGCTTGTTCTCCCGGTACCACTGCGCGTCCCAGGTCAGCGGGAGCACCGCCTCCGGGGGCCGGCTCCGCCGGCCGGCCGCGGCGAGCACGTCGGTCCCGCGTCGGGTGAGGCGTTCGTCGGCCAACCAGAGGCCTCCCCGCCAGGCCGCGGCGCCGCTGAGCAGCCCGACCAGTGGCAGCAGCGGCGCCACTCCCGATGGGCCCCAGATCACCAGGGCGAGCACCGGCGCGGCGGCTACCAGCCCCGACCCGGTGGCGACCAGCACGCTGACGATGTCGGTGGGGTTATCGGCCGAGGTGGGGTGCCGCGGGTCGGCCACCGGCCGTACCCGCAGCAGTGACACCCACACCGGCACCGACGCGCCCGCGCCGAGCAGAGCCGGCAGTGTGGAGAGCGCGGCCAGCGGGTCGACGTCGGGCGCAAGGAGGATGCCCACGACGGTGAGCAGCACGCCGATCGGGGTGACCAGCACCAACCAGGCCAGGGCCCGACCCCGGACCTCGGCCCGTTCCCCGCCCGGCGTGCTGAGCGGCAGCCACAACGCGGTGCCGTCCAGCCCGACCAGGCCGGCCGACATCGCCGCCGCGCCGAGCACGGCCAGCGGTCCGGCCCACGGCAGCAGCAGGTCCACGTCGGACAACAGCGGCAGTCCGGCGAGCAGCGCCCCGTACACCACCGCGAACGCCAGATACTGCAACCGCAACGGATGCCGCACCCAGGCCCGCAGCTCACGGCCGACGACCGCCCGCGTCGCCGCCGGCACCCACCCCAGCCACTCGCGCTGAGCCGCTGCCGGTGACGCCGACGTGGTCCCGCGCGGCCGGAACGGCACGCCCGCCGTGATCACCCTTCGCACGAGCATGATGTACGCGGCGGCGCAGAGCGCCACGATGCCCACCAGGGTCGCCATCAGGCGCGCCCCTTGCCCGGTTGGCCCTGACGCGGCGGAGACCGGCCAGGCGCTCGGCACGTAGGCCATGGCCCGGACCACCTCCTCCGGCGCTGCCACGAGCACTACCGATACCCACGGGAAGACCGCCCAGAGCGACCCGGCGACACCCATCGCCGTGCCGGTGAAGACGCCGGTGAGCAGCGCCCCGGCCGGACCTCCGGCGTGGCCGACGACCTCCAGCGCGATGGCCGAGCCGACCAGCCCGAGCAGCCAGAGCAGCACCGCGCCGCCGGCGGTGACGAGGACCGCGACGGTGCCGTACCGGGCGGCGTGCACCGGCAGCGCGGCGAGTGCCACCAGCGAGACGGCCGGGCCGATACCAATCGCCGACGCGGCGAGCAGGCCGATCGCGGCCGGGACCCCGCCGATCGGCTCCAACCGTAGGTGGGCCGGGCGGACCCGGCCGCGCCCGCCGCCGAGCAGCAGCGGCAACACGATCCAGCCGAGGACCCACGCCCCGGCGAGCAGGCCGAGGGTGTGCTGGTCGCCGCGGAGCGCGTACCGGATCAACCAGGCGGCGGCGAGCAGACCGACCAGGCCGGCCACAGTGGGTCCGGGGTGCTCGCGCAGCGAGCGACGCAGCATCGTCGCGCGCATCCGGGCCGGCACCGCGATCGCGCCGAGGGTGCCGCCCAGCTGGCCGGGCGCGGTCAGTTGCGTGCTCATCGTGCCCCGGTCAGCCAGTCCAGACCGGCGCTGCCGGAGGCTTCGGCGCCGACCAACTCGACGAACCGGTCCTCCAGGCTGCTGCCGGCGGCGACCTCGGCGACCGGCCCGGCGGCGACCACCCGGCCCCGATGGATCACGGTGACCTCGTCGCACATCTGCTCGACGAGCAGCATCGAGTGGGTGGACAGCACGCAGGTGCCGCCGCCGGCCACGAACCGGCGCAGCACCTGGCGGATGGTGGCCGCGGAGACCGGGTCGACCGCCTCGAACGGTTCGTCGAGCACGAGCAGCCGGGGCGCGTGCAGCAGCGCCTGGGCGAGGCCGAGCTTCTTGCGGGTGCCGGTGGAGCAGTCGGCCAGCGGTGTGCCGGCGCCCTTGGTCAGGCCGAGCACGTCGATCAGTTCGGCGGCACGGTCGGTGGCCGCGGCCCGGGGCAGCCCACGCAGACCGGCGCTGTAGCGCAGCAGTTCGGCGCCGGTGAGGCGTTCCGGGAAGTCGAGGCCGTCGGGCAGCACTCCGGTCAGCGCGCGGGTCAGGCCGCGGTCGCGCAGCGCGTCGTGGCCGAGGATCTGGATCTGCCCGGCGTCCGGAGTGACCAGGCCGACGGCCATCCCGATGGTGGTGGACTTGCCGGCGCCGTTGGGCCCGACGATGCCGTGGAAGGTGCCGGGGTGGACGGTCAGATCGATGCCGTCCACCGCGCGATGCGCCGCGAAGGTCTTGACCAGGCCACGGATCTCGAGTGCCGGGGGGATCACGCGCCGAGCATAGGTGACCTTGCACGACCACGTGGCCCGCCGCTTGTCGGTCCACAGCGGACGGGCCGCTCAGACGACGTGCACCAGCCGGAAGCGTTCGGTCACCACCAGGGTGTCGTCGTTCACCGTGAAGTCCGGGTCGCCCAGTTCGGCGCGCACGTCGGCGCTGTGCCAGAACGCCTCGTGTCCCGCACGCCACTGCGCCACCGACTCGTCGCCCTCCCCCTCGGCCAGGGCGTGTGTCAGGTCGACGTCGGCGAGCCGGACCACCCGTACGTCGGTCAGCTCGATGGCGGCGACCCGCCGGCCGGCGGAGTCCACCACGGCGGACAGTTGGCCCACCTCGGGCAGCGGCTCGTTGGCGCGCTCGTACCCGGCCAGCAGGCCGGTCGTCGATGTCTTCGCCCCGGACAGGATCGCGCCCACGAGTTTGTCGCGCAGCGGCCCCGGAAACGCGAACTCGGCAAGCGGAAGATCGTCAAGGTCCATCCGTGGAGGTTATTCGATCCGGTGCGCCGTGAGGGATCGTCGTCGACATGCTCCCGCCGACGTGGCACGGTCTCGTCATGGCCACCTATGGCGTCGCCCTCGTGCTGCTTGTCGGAGGTGCTCGATCGTGAGCTGGCGGTCTCCACGGCGCTGGTCCTGCGCATGATCTGAGTGCGCGTGGCGGATACGGCAGAGGCCCAGGTCGGAGGTTCGACCTGGGCCTCTGCCGTATCCGGTGCATTGCGGAGCGGCCGGGGTCAGGCGCAGATCCATCGGACCGGGGTCGAGTAGTGGTTGCCGTACGCGATGTCGTCATCGGTGAGCCCAGTGATGTCGGCGATCGAGAAGGGTGACGGCCCGAACGGCAACGTACGGTCGACGCCGTTCTGCCGGAGCCACTGCTTGTTCTCGTAAACTTGCTCGTAGGCCACCGAGCCACGCGCGTTGACGGCGTGCACCGCCGCCTGGGCGAGCAGGGCCGGGGCCGTTCCGGGTGCCCACAGCAGAGCGAGCTGGCTGGACCCGGTGTGTTCCTCGCCTACCACCACGCCGGCGCTGATCCCGGTCAGGTCCCAGAAGGTGTCTGGGCCCGGCGCGTAGCCCGGCAGGATCTCCGGCTGGGCGTTGGGCGCCCACCGCACCGGCTTGTCGGCCAGGTAGCCGATGACGGTGCCGTCGGCGTCGACATCGATCGCCCGGCTGTCGCCGGAGCCGGGCAGTGCCCGTACGGTGTTGTCCCGCGCCCAGGTCACCGCCGTCGGTTGCCCGTCGGCGGACCGTACCCATCCGGCCACGGTGCCGTCCCCGGCGATGGCGCTCGCGATGGTCTGCACGCTGCCCGGCAGACCCGGCAGCGCGGTTACCTGCCCGTCCGAATACCGCCACGCGGCGCTGCGGTAGAGCCCGTCCTCGGAGGACGTGTTGCCGACGAAGTCGCCCTGCTCGTTGACCTCCCTCAGCGAGCCCGCCGGCGTGCCGAGGTTGGTCGGCACGCCGTTGTCCCACCGGATGACGTACTCGCGCCAGTCGGTGTCAGTGGCGTACGCGATCTGGAACCGGCCGCTGGGGTCGGCGTGGTGGACCTTGATGGCCTGCCACGACCCGGCGGGCACCCGCAGATTCTCGCGGACACACGGCGGGCCCACCTCGACCGCCTCCACGGCCGTGGCGGTCGAGGGCAGGGTGGTCACGCTCGCCACCACCGAAGCCACCGCCGTCAGTGCGGCAAGACCTTGTCGGAATTCCATCGAAACCCCCGTGTTTCAACAGACGTCATCTACGGCTGCCGATCTTAAGCCGCGTCGATGAGTCGTGGTGTCCCCGACTGGTGTCAGGTGTGGTGAATCGGGGTCGCCAGGTCGCTGAGCGGGCGGCCCGAGCCGCCCCAGGTCTGGGCGGTGATCTCGGCGGCGATCGCCACGGCCGTCTCCTCCGGCGTCCGCGCCCCCAGGTCCAGCCCGATCGGCGAGCAGAGGCGGGCCAGCGCGCTCTCCGGGACGCCCGCCTCGCGCAGCCGGCGCATCCGGTCGTCGTGCGCACGCCGGCTGCCCATCGCGCCGATGTAGCGGGCGGAGGTGCGGAGGGCGACCTGGAGGAGCGGCACGTCGAACTTGGGGTCGTGGGTCAGGACGCAGAGCACGGTGCGGTCGTCGACTGTCGTCGACTCCAGGTACACGTGCGGCCAGCGGACGACGAGGTCGTCGACGTCGGGAAAACGCGCACGGGTGGCGAACACCGGGCGGGCGTCGCAGACCGTGACGTGGTAGCCGAGGAACGTGCCGATCCGGGCCATCGCGGCGGCGAAGTCGATCGCACCAAAGATGATCATCCGGGGTGGCGGCACGTACGACTGGACGAACACGGCCACCTCGTCGCCGCGCTGCTGCCCCTGCCGACCCAGGTGGATCGTGCCGGTGACGCCGAGGGCGAGCATCCCGGTCGCCTGCCGGGCCACCGCGTCGTCCAGGTCGGGTGTGCCGAGGCTGCCCGCGACCCGGTCGGGCCAGATCACCAGTTGGGCGTTCTCGACCGACGCGGTGGCGACCGGGCGGCCGTCGCGGATCGCGGCGAGGACCTCGTCGAGCTCGGTCATCGCGACGCTCGGTTGCACCAGGACCTGGATGGTGCCACCGCAGGTCAGGCCGACCTCCAACGCGTCGTCGTCGCTGACGCCGTAGGTCTGGGTGTGTGCCGCGCCGGTTCGGATCGCGGTCCGGCAGAGTTCGTAGACGGCGCCCTCGACGCAGCCGCCGGAGATGCTGCCCAGCACCTCACCGTGCACCGAGACGGCCATCGCGGCACCGGGTTGCCGGGGCGCGGACTGCCAGGTCCGCGCGACGGTCGCGACGGCGAACGCGACGCCGGCCGCACGCCAGGTCGTCAGCCCGTCGACGATGTCCCGCATGGCCGCACGATCCGCGAGCCCCCACGGCACCGTCAACGGCGACCTAAGCAGTTGCTTAGGTCGCCGTTGACTTTGACCACCGCCGGGCAGAGATTTTGCCGGACCGCGGAGGTGCGACATGCAGGTGCCGGCACCGTTCGAGTACGAGCGAGCCACCAGTGTGGACCATGCGATAAGCCTGTTGGAGCGGTTGGGCGGGACGGCCCGCCTGATCGCCGGCGGGCACAGCCTGCTGCCGATGATGAAGCTCCGGCTGGCCAACTTCGACTATCTGATCGACATCAACGACCTGCACGGCGAGTTGGGCTACGTCGAGGCGGGCCCCGACGAGGTCCGCATCGGTGCGCTGACCCGGCATCGGGAGCTGCTCGAATCGCCGGTGCTGGCGGCGGCGTTCCCCATCTTCGCCGACGCCGAACGGGTGATCGCCGACCCGGTGGTGCGCAACCGGGGCACGTTGGGCGGCTCGCTGTGCCAGGCCGACCCGTCCGAGGACCTGTCGGCGGTCTGCACGACGTTGGACGCGCGGTGCGTGATCCGTGGTCCGGGCGGCGCGGAGCGGGTCGTGTCGATGGAGGAGTTCCACGTCGGGCCGTACGAGACGGCCGTCGCGGACGACGAGATCCTGGTCGAGATCCGGCTGCCGGTACGGCCCGGCTGTGGCAGCGCGTACGCCAAGGTCGAGCGCCGGGCCGGCGACTGGGCCGTGGTGTCGGCCGGTGCGGCGGTGTGGCTCGACGGCGGCGCGATCGTCGACGCCCGGGTCGGGCTCGCGGCCGTCGGGCCCAACACCACGGGCATCCCGGCGATCTCGGCGGCGCTGCGCGGGCAGGAACCCTCGGAGAGCCTCTACGAGCAGGCCGGGACGATCGCGGCGGACAGTTGCGACCCGGTGACCGACCAGCGTGGCAGCGCGGAGTACAAGCGGCATCTGGCCGCCGAGCTGACCCGGCGGACCCTGCGCCGGGCCGTCGAACGGGCGAGGAGCTGAGCATGCAGGTCACCATGACCGTCAACGACGTCGAGGTCACCCGGGAGATCGAGGCCCGGCTGCTGCTGGTGCACTTCCTGCGCGACGTGCTGGGTCTGACCGGCACGCACTGGGGCTGCGACACGAGCAACTGCGGCACCTGCGTGGTCTGGCTCGACGGCGAGCCGGTGAAGTCGTGCACGGTGCTCGCGGCGATGGCCGGCGGCCACCAGGTGCGTACCGTCGAGGGTCTCGCCAAGGGCGCGGAGCTGGACCCGATCCAGCAGGGGTTCATGCAGTGCCACGGTCTGCAGTGCGGTTTCTGCACGCCCGGGATGATGATGACCGCGCGGGCGCTGCTCGACCGCAACCCCGACCCGAGTGAGACGGAGATCCGGGAGGCGATCTCGGGTCAGATCTGCCGGTGCACGGGTTACGCCACCATCGTG comes from Micromonospora vinacea and encodes:
- a CDS encoding VOC family protein; protein product: MIEELKDPSASPGDTVSASPPVISVMLIVDDADAAVAWYKTALGATELWNLGGVAGLEISGAAFFLHEVNPENRTEASPGQTGVTTTRIEVFADDPDTFIERAVAAGAVAEAGIEDHHVPWGTHRQGGFTDPSGHKWSVGDRSPLSPFPR
- a CDS encoding (2Fe-2S)-binding protein, which produces MQVTMTVNDVEVTREIEARLLLVHFLRDVLGLTGTHWGCDTSNCGTCVVWLDGEPVKSCTVLAAMAGGHQVRTVEGLAKGAELDPIQQGFMQCHGLQCGFCTPGMMMTARALLDRNPDPSETEIREAISGQICRCTGYATIVRSVRWAAVAEAQAATQVTETTESSEAGEIDNAGQPAEAVA
- a CDS encoding ABC transporter ATP-binding protein — its product is MIPPALEIRGLVKTFAAHRAVDGIDLTVHPGTFHGIVGPNGAGKSTTIGMAVGLVTPDAGQIQILGHDALRDRGLTRALTGVLPDGLDFPERLTGAELLRYSAGLRGLPRAAATDRAAELIDVLGLTKGAGTPLADCSTGTRKKLGLAQALLHAPRLLVLDEPFEAVDPVSAATIRQVLRRFVAGGGTCVLSTHSMLLVEQMCDEVTVIHRGRVVAAGPVAEVAAGSSLEDRFVELVGAEASGSAGLDWLTGAR
- a CDS encoding ASCH domain-containing protein — protein: MDLDDLPLAEFAFPGPLRDKLVGAILSGAKTSTTGLLAGYERANEPLPEVGQLSAVVDSAGRRVAAIELTDVRVVRLADVDLTHALAEGEGDESVAQWRAGHEAFWHSADVRAELGDPDFTVNDDTLVVTERFRLVHVV
- a CDS encoding FAD binding domain-containing protein codes for the protein MQVPAPFEYERATSVDHAISLLERLGGTARLIAGGHSLLPMMKLRLANFDYLIDINDLHGELGYVEAGPDEVRIGALTRHRELLESPVLAAAFPIFADAERVIADPVVRNRGTLGGSLCQADPSEDLSAVCTTLDARCVIRGPGGAERVVSMEEFHVGPYETAVADDEILVEIRLPVRPGCGSAYAKVERRAGDWAVVSAGAAVWLDGGAIVDARVGLAAVGPNTTGIPAISAALRGQEPSESLYEQAGTIAADSCDPVTDQRGSAEYKRHLAAELTRRTLRRAVERARS
- a CDS encoding XdhC family protein produces the protein MRDIVDGLTTWRAAGVAFAVATVARTWQSAPRQPGAAMAVSVHGEVLGSISGGCVEGAVYELCRTAIRTGAAHTQTYGVSDDDALEVGLTCGGTIQVLVQPSVAMTELDEVLAAIRDGRPVATASVENAQLVIWPDRVAGSLGTPDLDDAVARQATGMLALGVTGTIHLGRQGQQRGDEVAVFVQSYVPPPRMIIFGAIDFAAAMARIGTFLGYHVTVCDARPVFATRARFPDVDDLVVRWPHVYLESTTVDDRTVLCVLTHDPKFDVPLLQVALRTSARYIGAMGSRRAHDDRMRRLREAGVPESALARLCSPIGLDLGARTPEETAVAIAAEITAQTWGGSGRPLSDLATPIHHT